Proteins found in one Massilia sp. H6 genomic segment:
- a CDS encoding LytTR family DNA-binding domain-containing protein has translation MPTAIIADDERLMREQLRMRLTETWPELEIVGEAKNGEEAVELVEQLKPDLTFLDIRMPGKTGMEAARDIGERSQVVFVTAYDQYAVEAFERGAVDYVLKPTEPDRLKLTVDRLKQRLERPAGKVNDSVQAMLSQLAEKIGQPKPKHLQWIQASIGQDLRMIPVEDILFFRSDEKYTCVQTASFEALIRKPVRDLADELDPSLFWQIHRATLVNVNAIEGVTRDIRGRHLVLVKGRPEKLEVSRSFLHLFKQM, from the coding sequence ATGCCCACCGCGATTATTGCCGACGATGAAAGACTGATGCGCGAGCAGCTGCGCATGCGCCTGACCGAGACCTGGCCCGAGCTGGAGATCGTCGGCGAAGCGAAGAACGGTGAAGAGGCGGTGGAACTGGTCGAGCAGCTCAAGCCCGACCTGACTTTTTTGGATATCCGGATGCCGGGCAAGACCGGCATGGAAGCGGCGCGCGACATTGGCGAGCGCAGCCAGGTGGTGTTCGTCACCGCCTACGACCAGTACGCGGTCGAGGCCTTCGAGCGCGGCGCGGTCGACTACGTGCTCAAGCCGACCGAGCCGGACCGCCTGAAGCTCACCGTCGACCGCCTCAAGCAGCGCCTCGAGCGCCCGGCCGGCAAGGTCAACGACAGTGTGCAGGCGATGCTGTCGCAGCTGGCCGAGAAGATCGGCCAGCCCAAGCCCAAGCACCTGCAATGGATCCAGGCCAGCATCGGCCAGGACCTGCGCATGATCCCGGTGGAAGACATCCTGTTCTTCCGCTCGGACGAAAAATACACCTGCGTGCAGACGGCGTCGTTCGAGGCCTTGATCCGCAAGCCGGTGCGCGACCTGGCCGACGAACTCGACCCGTCGCTGTTCTGGCAAATTCACCGCGCCACCCTGGTCAACGTCAATGCAATCGAAGGCGTGACCCGCGACATCCGCGGCCGTCACCTGGTGCTGGTCAAGGGACGCCCGGAAAAGCTCGAAGTGAGCCGGAGTTTCTTGCATTTGTTCAAGCAGATGTGA
- a CDS encoding ATP-binding protein, which translates to MTPQRRQRRGRAGTAVLVFGFVGGVCAGAKAAALRRARKLHRVARELEGRRIVHSASDAIISLDKHAVILFANPAAAHMFATSVSAMQGGALARFIQAPGRDARSPLDYFTAGAGRAGRRATDYAVTGIRATGQLFPIEGSISVIEHDGEPICTVILRDVSERHLVQQKLSRSHDQLRQLSSALQTIREEERTHIARELHDDLGQLLASLRMDLTLLQGSATLQEPARRLTEGMEANLLTAIASLRRIATNLRPRALDEGGLYFALQGLRNEFVERHGIACELIADEAELRLDDSASTAIFRIVQEALTNIARHAGATGVLLELARLDGRLLLTIRDDGRGIRAEDMEKAASLGLVGMRERVWAMHGEITIHADQPCGTRIAIILPLADRAM; encoded by the coding sequence ATGACACCACAGCGACGCCAACGGCGCGGCCGCGCGGGCACGGCAGTTCTTGTGTTCGGCTTTGTAGGCGGGGTTTGCGCTGGCGCCAAGGCAGCTGCGCTGCGGCGGGCGCGCAAACTGCACCGGGTGGCGCGCGAACTCGAAGGCCGCCGCATCGTCCACAGCGCCAGCGATGCCATCATTTCGCTCGACAAGCATGCCGTCATCCTGTTCGCCAACCCGGCAGCGGCGCACATGTTCGCCACCAGCGTGTCTGCCATGCAGGGGGGCGCGCTGGCGCGCTTCATCCAGGCGCCCGGACGCGATGCGCGCAGCCCGCTCGACTATTTCACGGCCGGCGCCGGCCGTGCCGGGCGCCGCGCCACCGACTATGCCGTCACCGGCATCCGCGCCACCGGCCAATTGTTTCCGATCGAAGGCTCGATTTCCGTGATCGAGCACGATGGCGAACCCATCTGCACCGTGATCCTGCGCGACGTCTCCGAACGCCACCTGGTCCAGCAAAAGCTGTCGCGCTCGCACGACCAGCTGCGCCAGCTGTCATCGGCGCTGCAGACCATTCGCGAAGAAGAACGCACCCACATCGCGCGCGAGCTGCACGACGACCTCGGGCAGCTGCTGGCCTCGCTGCGCATGGACCTGACCCTGCTGCAGGGCAGCGCCACCCTGCAAGAGCCCGCCCGGCGCCTGACCGAAGGCATGGAAGCGAACCTGCTGACGGCGATCGCTTCGCTGCGCCGCATCGCCACCAACCTGCGCCCGCGCGCGCTCGACGAGGGCGGACTGTACTTTGCGCTGCAGGGCCTGCGCAACGAGTTCGTCGAGCGCCACGGCATTGCCTGCGAACTGATCGCCGACGAGGCTGAACTGCGTCTCGACGACAGCGCCAGCACCGCCATCTTCCGCATCGTGCAAGAAGCCCTGACCAATATCGCGCGCCATGCCGGGGCCACCGGTGTGCTGCTCGAACTCGCGCGCCTCGACGGCAGGCTGCTGCTCACGATCCGCGACGACGGCCGCGGCATCCGCGCTGAAGACATGGAAAAAGCCGCTTCGCTCGGCCTGGTCGGCATGCGCGAACGCGTCTGGGCCATGCACGGCGAGATCACCATCCATGCCGACCAGCCGTGCGGCACCCGCATCGCCATCATCCTCCCGCTCGCCGATCGCGCCATGTAG
- a CDS encoding sensor histidine kinase, translated as MQDRNTSQHYFSSILSWIFRGFDAVATWVTQLSWWKFFLFALLTLAAGAILQEELFSGPVLEEQARAERESNRRGSAAIMIDESGIRFNPRTRPRGAGGSVPPPPAPPEAPPAMSPETLPGAVPAPATSPTTPATPTAADYPNGESVHIELPPQIGEELSNAIEMAVEDAAEQKVSRYHKQASTWFMNFVLLLVLALFGTKALVGGKKRAVAQAQVANAAAEREAMQRQLSETKMQMMQAQVEPHFLFNTLASVEHLIQVDPPRASAMQRSLIQYLRAVLPQMRDNAVVTGLGREVDMVTAYLALLKMRMEERLTVLMQIPDGLRSAAFPPMMLQSMVENAIKHGLECKPEGGTLKITAEVVDNRLRVTVLDDGVGFGVVPSDGTGLGLQTIRDRLKLLHGEAGQLHIAANSPSGVIAMIEVPYALAKQG; from the coding sequence ATGCAAGACAGGAATACAAGCCAGCACTATTTTTCCAGCATCCTGTCGTGGATCTTCCGTGGCTTCGATGCCGTTGCGACCTGGGTCACCCAGCTGTCGTGGTGGAAGTTTTTCCTGTTTGCGCTGCTGACCCTGGCTGCGGGTGCCATCCTGCAAGAAGAATTGTTTTCCGGCCCGGTACTGGAAGAACAGGCGCGCGCCGAACGCGAGTCGAACCGGCGCGGCAGCGCCGCGATCATGATCGACGAGAGCGGCATCCGCTTCAACCCGCGGACCAGGCCGCGCGGCGCCGGCGGCAGCGTGCCGCCGCCGCCGGCGCCACCGGAAGCCCCACCCGCGATGTCACCAGAGACCTTGCCGGGGGCGGTGCCGGCACCGGCTACCTCGCCTACCACGCCTGCCACGCCTACCGCGGCAGACTACCCGAACGGCGAATCGGTCCATATCGAGCTGCCGCCCCAGATCGGCGAAGAGCTCTCGAACGCGATCGAAATGGCGGTCGAGGATGCTGCAGAGCAGAAAGTGTCGCGCTACCACAAGCAGGCTTCGACCTGGTTCATGAACTTCGTGCTGCTGCTCGTGCTGGCGCTGTTCGGCACCAAGGCGCTGGTCGGCGGCAAGAAGCGCGCCGTGGCCCAGGCCCAGGTCGCCAACGCGGCCGCCGAGCGCGAAGCCATGCAACGCCAGCTGTCGGAGACCAAAATGCAAATGATGCAGGCCCAGGTCGAACCGCATTTCCTGTTCAACACCCTGGCTTCGGTCGAGCACCTGATCCAGGTCGACCCACCGCGCGCCTCGGCCATGCAGCGCAGCCTGATCCAGTACCTGCGCGCGGTGCTGCCGCAGATGCGCGACAACGCCGTGGTCACCGGCCTCGGGCGCGAGGTCGACATGGTCACGGCCTACCTGGCCCTGCTCAAGATGCGCATGGAAGAACGGCTGACCGTGCTGATGCAGATACCCGATGGCCTGCGTAGCGCCGCCTTCCCGCCCATGATGCTGCAGTCGATGGTCGAGAATGCGATCAAGCATGGTCTCGAGTGCAAGCCCGAAGGCGGCACCCTCAAGATCACCGCCGAAGTCGTCGACAACCGGCTGCGCGTGACGGTGCTCGACGACGGCGTGGGCTTCGGCGTGGTGCCCAGCGACGGTACCGGCCTGGGCCTGCAGACGATCCGCGACCGCCTCAAGCTGCTGCATGGCGAGGCCGGCCAGCTGCACATCGCCGCCAACAGCCCGAGCGGCGTGATCGCGATGATCGAAGTGCCGTATGCGTTGGCGAAACAGGGCTAG
- a CDS encoding exopolyphosphatase yields the protein MSAVYKTLPGEKFRLVTRSDFDGLVCAVLLRHLDLIDDILFVHPKDMQDGKIAIGPRDITTNLPYMPAAHLAFDHHLSETIRHPGLRENHVIHPEAPSAARVVFGYYGGANTFPAAWHDMLAAVDKCDAARFSRDEVLFAQGWNLLNFLMDARTGLGRFHGFRISNYQLMMDLIDYCATHPIEQIMALPDVCERTALYAQHADACREQIRRCAMVHQNLVVLDLRAEPVIYAGNRFIVYALFPETNISIHVLWGVKQRNTVFATGKSILDRSSRTNIGALMLEYGGGGHENAGTCQVDNDLAEDVLGALINRINRDG from the coding sequence ATGTCAGCCGTTTATAAAACACTTCCAGGAGAAAAATTCCGGCTCGTCACCCGCAGCGATTTCGACGGGCTGGTCTGTGCGGTGCTGCTGCGCCACCTCGATCTGATCGACGACATTCTGTTCGTGCACCCAAAGGACATGCAGGACGGAAAAATCGCCATCGGCCCGCGCGACATCACCACCAACCTGCCTTACATGCCAGCGGCCCACCTCGCATTCGATCATCATCTTTCGGAAACCATCCGCCACCCGGGCCTGCGCGAGAACCACGTGATCCATCCAGAGGCGCCCTCGGCCGCGCGCGTGGTGTTCGGCTACTATGGCGGCGCGAACACCTTCCCTGCGGCCTGGCACGACATGCTGGCGGCGGTCGACAAGTGCGACGCGGCGCGCTTCTCGCGCGACGAGGTGCTGTTCGCGCAAGGCTGGAATTTGCTGAACTTCTTGATGGACGCCCGGACCGGACTGGGGCGTTTCCATGGCTTCCGGATCTCGAACTACCAGTTGATGATGGACCTGATCGACTACTGCGCGACCCATCCGATCGAGCAGATCATGGCGCTGCCCGACGTGTGTGAGCGCACCGCGCTGTATGCGCAGCATGCCGACGCCTGCCGCGAACAGATCCGCCGCTGCGCCATGGTGCACCAGAACCTGGTGGTGCTCGACCTGCGCGCCGAACCGGTCATCTATGCTGGCAACCGCTTCATCGTCTATGCATTGTTTCCTGAAACGAACATCTCGATCCACGTGCTATGGGGTGTGAAGCAGCGAAATACGGTATTTGCCACAGGCAAGTCGATCCTCGACCGCAGTTCCCGGACCAATATCGGCGCGCTGATGCTCGAGTATGGTGGTGGCGGCCATGAAAACGCCGGCACCTGCCAGGTGGACAACGATTTGGCCGAAGATGTGCTCGGTGCGCTGATCAACCGGATCAACCGGGATGGCTGA
- a CDS encoding porin has protein sequence MKFTYLAAALLSTLPLFAHAQTNVTIYGVMDAALAVEDTDAPGQDSRTVINSGNQSSSRIGFRGTEDLGNGLKALFNIEAGVALDSGAADSALFGRRAVLGLQGAFGTVTLGREYSPIAAVAAASDILGQGMFGSNLSAFASNRLTRRLANSVNYKSPAISGFTVNAAYSSGERSVEPSGDLMGLSLEYKTGGLYLGAGYHAIERLALGDDQELAFGAGYTVGPFEIKGNYLKSDPTGASNAYTNANLGLAYTVGPGKFFVNYQRQEIDTGARGETVSVAYTYSLSKRTNVYTTYAQLRNNGSGVFGISSSSTAVTPPATAPGADPSVFTVGLRHSF, from the coding sequence ATGAAGTTCACGTACCTGGCAGCCGCGCTGCTGTCCACCCTCCCGCTGTTCGCCCACGCCCAGACCAATGTCACCATCTATGGCGTGATGGATGCGGCGCTTGCCGTGGAAGACACCGATGCTCCTGGCCAGGACAGCCGCACCGTGATCAACTCGGGCAACCAGTCGAGCAGCCGCATCGGCTTTCGCGGCACCGAAGATCTGGGTAACGGCCTGAAGGCTTTGTTCAACATCGAAGCCGGCGTCGCCCTCGACAGCGGCGCCGCCGATTCGGCGCTGTTTGGCCGCCGCGCCGTGCTCGGCCTGCAGGGCGCCTTCGGCACCGTCACACTCGGGCGCGAGTACAGCCCGATCGCCGCGGTTGCCGCCGCCAGCGATATCCTGGGCCAGGGCATGTTCGGCAGTAACCTGTCGGCCTTTGCCAGCAACCGCCTGACCCGGCGGCTGGCCAATTCGGTCAACTACAAGAGCCCGGCCATCAGCGGATTCACGGTCAACGCGGCGTACTCGAGCGGCGAGCGTAGCGTCGAACCTTCAGGCGACCTGATGGGCCTGTCGCTCGAATACAAGACCGGCGGCCTGTACCTGGGCGCCGGCTACCATGCGATTGAACGCCTGGCGCTCGGGGACGACCAGGAGCTGGCCTTTGGCGCCGGCTATACCGTGGGTCCGTTCGAGATCAAGGGCAACTACCTGAAATCCGACCCGACCGGCGCCAGCAACGCGTACACCAATGCCAACCTCGGGCTCGCCTACACGGTCGGCCCCGGCAAGTTCTTCGTGAATTACCAGCGGCAGGAAATCGATACCGGCGCCAGGGGCGAGACCGTGTCGGTGGCCTATACCTACTCGCTGTCCAAGCGCACCAATGTGTACACCACCTATGCCCAGCTGCGCAACAACGGCAGCGGCGTGTTCGGGATCAGTTCGTCGTCGACCGCAGTCACCCCGCCGGCCACCGCCCCTGGCGCTGATCCCTCGGTATTTACCGTCGGCCTGCGCCACAGCTTCTAA
- a CDS encoding polyprenyl synthetase family protein, with translation MTTATRRFDSYSGLGEFAKPGHGDAHHLELERMRGTIEERITQLLADSGSQADMLAAAMRAGALSAGKRMRPLLVMLVARDLGCTSPAVVDVACAVEMVHAASLMLDDMPCMDNARLRRGKPAIHVEFGEDVAILASVALLSRAFGVLAAAQDIAPITRTRLVARLADTIGTQGLVRGQFEDLRGSGSRTADAIATTNELKTGVLLGVAVDMAAIIAQTCDGVSHSLRAFALAAGHAFQIRDDFHDIPGNDSALTGKDTGKDIGKATLLASLGQEETQRRLAAYLKDADRHLGDALGAGGGTRRFLDSLFAQGRARKHPDADSGAPFGDSVAARVREVHLN, from the coding sequence ATGACAACAGCGACACGGCGGTTCGACAGCTACAGCGGGCTCGGGGAGTTCGCCAAACCCGGGCATGGCGACGCACACCACCTTGAGCTCGAACGCATGCGCGGCACCATCGAAGAGCGCATCACGCAGCTGCTGGCAGACTCTGGCAGCCAGGCCGACATGCTGGCCGCGGCCATGCGCGCCGGCGCCCTCAGCGCCGGCAAGCGCATGCGCCCCTTGCTGGTGATGCTGGTGGCGCGCGACCTCGGCTGCACCTCGCCAGCCGTGGTCGATGTGGCCTGCGCCGTCGAGATGGTGCATGCCGCCTCGCTGATGCTGGACGACATGCCGTGCATGGACAATGCGCGGCTGCGGCGCGGCAAGCCGGCGATCCACGTCGAATTCGGCGAAGACGTTGCCATCCTGGCCTCGGTGGCCCTGCTCAGCCGCGCCTTCGGCGTGCTGGCGGCAGCCCAGGACATCGCGCCGATCACCCGTACCCGCCTGGTGGCCCGCCTGGCCGACACCATCGGCACCCAGGGCCTGGTGCGCGGGCAGTTCGAAGACCTGCGCGGGTCCGGCTCGCGCACGGCCGACGCCATTGCCACCACCAACGAACTCAAGACCGGGGTACTGCTCGGCGTCGCCGTCGACATGGCCGCGATCATCGCCCAGACCTGCGACGGCGTGTCGCACTCGCTGCGCGCGTTCGCGCTGGCGGCAGGCCACGCCTTCCAGATCCGCGACGATTTCCACGACATCCCGGGCAATGACAGCGCGCTCACCGGCAAGGACACCGGCAAGGACATCGGCAAGGCTACCTTGCTGGCCTCGCTCGGGCAAGAGGAAACCCAGCGCCGCCTGGCGGCCTACCTGAAGGACGCCGACCGCCACCTGGGCGATGCGCTCGGCGCCGGCGGCGGCACCCGCCGCTTTCTCGATAGCCTGTTCGCTCAGGGCCGCGCGCGCAAGCACCCCGATGCCGACAGCGGCGCGCCGTTCGGCGACAGCGTCGCTGCGCGGGTACGCGAAGTTCACCTCAACTGA